The following is a genomic window from Euwallacea similis isolate ESF13 chromosome 29, ESF131.1, whole genome shotgun sequence.
TATTGgagtttcaaaatggcggaacATAatcgtttttctcttttttcttaaaaatggtaacacttacaaatttcaattttggtaccCATTATCAGCTAGTTCAACTCTATTTTTTGGTAATGTTTCTTCTGTGATTCACGTTCCTGGAGGACTAACTCCTCAGCAactcctaattttatttctttcagaacttttttctgcaataGCCGATTtcgataaaactttttttttaatactacacataatttaacaatttttttttactcttatcatttttgcatataattaACAGTTGgcgtaaaaaaaatcgtttttcttaCCCTATTAGGCATCTTTTCATCAGCGTTTAGTGATAAATGCAGCAAGCGATTGTTATGTAGAGAATGTTGGTGTTGTCAACAAAATCGTCCAAATTGCGCCTctcttatttttcttaagtttagGTCTAAAAGATGAAATCGATATTTAACTAACCAagaattaaaagcaaaaattgagaaataaataatttaatcagtTATTAGCAATatgaacaaattgaaataactGTATCAAATCCCccagataataataaaattcacatcaaatgttcaaaatggtcgCCAGCACATTCTTGGTATATGTAGAAAAGATGCCTAATAGGataagaaaaacgatttttattttttttacgccaACTGTTGGTcatatgcaaaaataataagagtaaaaaaagttttaaaggtatggtaaagtaaaaaaaggtaTGGAAAAGTCAAACAATTCTTGTGCCTCTCCGACGTGTGCAATAAAAAGtataagtattattataaGTTAGACCGAGTTTTATTTACTCACACAATAATAAAagtctttaattaaaaacatttttttattaaatcttacgATTGTCTgtcctgaaacaaattatatcgCCTCAAAGATTTGTTCTGAAGTCTGGCAACAGCGTAGGACAGCGTGACATAAAACTTTGATGACGTGCGAAACTTTTAGTTTGGCGTTTACTATAAAGGGTTATTCACAtaacccgttcattagaagtttactaggatctaaaagtgatacgaatttgaaaatttggagttataTTAAGTTTgatatatacttttttttttaatagtttcaacttgctgtcacttccggtttaaccggaaatagctgtaacttgcttatttcaaatagaacccccagtatattattttatttttagattcttcataatattttaagtacattttctgtataatgtcctatacttagttcttaccgtttttaggatatttgaccttgaattaaaaatatgcctCTGTAAtggccaaatttaaaattgcatatctccgcagttattacagacataatatccatattttgcagaatgtcaatacatagtcttaggttcacactttcactagttatatggcttagtattatacagggtgtccaaaattcaactcctaacatttacatttttgaagttgcaaaagtcgttttttttaaatgggacaccctataactttaagcagtatcaagtagaaaatgtaattctctatcgaactgtattagggttacccATACCTAtaccaaaccattttcgaaataattaagtttatgtgaaactagtagtacatattcactctggtaaatttttattcttcgcgtagttggccatggaaaagaaataatgacagttattactTGCATtgcacgtttttgtttttcggtggctgttgtaaaattaaagtgaaactttcgatcaaaatgaaagaatacacaaacgctgatattctcaatttgttttattaggtcgtgtagtatgaaatgagtagattctcgaaatgccacattcaaccgcgaataacttcactctaaatctatatttggacttgacttttttatgtggaaaaggcacattcttcctctttcgatcagagtttaaagtgttaaaaattattgaaaacttttatttttacaaaaatttttgtgcagccatgcaaaatagtgaaattcgtgtgttaatgaaatatgggttccaccgtggaaccacaacagctcagacggctcgcaatattaatgatgtgtttggtactgaagtcacttcacagcaaacagtatctcgttggttcatgaaatttcgttctggcaattttgacctaacaaatgaaccacgtggacgacctgaaactcaagtggataacgattatctgaaagtcGTGGTGGAAGtgaatccacgtcaaagtgcaagcgaattatcgttaatattcagtgtaaccaaaaaaacaatattgactcatttggctgaaattggtaaggtgaaaaagctggacaagtgggtaccgcatgagttgagcgacatacagaaagaacgacgtctcgaagcttgttctttgttgttctttgttgtgccggtataataacgatccatttttgaatcggattgttacttgtgatgagaaatgaatcctatatgacaataccagacgttcatcgcagtggttggatcgTGGTGGTTGgaagatgaaccaccaaaacattgtgcgaaaaaaaatcttcatcaaaagaagcttatggtgtctgtttggtggtccaacgcaggtgtcatccatcacagcttcatgaaacctggtgaatcgattacggctgatgtctactgccgacaactgaccgaaattatgaggcaactgacggttaagcagccaagattagtcaatcgaagcacaccgctattgttgcacgacaacgctcggccccacaccgcacaagtcacctgggccaagctacaggagttggaattggaaactcttcgtcatccatcgtattcacccgacttagcacccactgattaccacttctttcaaaatttggataacttcttggtagggaaaacattcaactccgacgaggctgtcaaagctgccttccaagagtttatcgactcccggcctgcaggcttttacagcaggggaatcaatgaacttcccgttaaatggcagtagtgtattgataatggtggtgcatatttcgattgacaataaaaacatttcatatgaaaaaaaaatgactaaagtttcaattcaattctactcatttcatactacacaaCCTAACACAAGAAGAGCACGCTTATGCATAAGAGAAAACAGAAATGTTTTCGAACAATTTTTAGAGCAGAAACaatgacaataatttatttatgatgaTTGTGTTAATAAAATACGATAACATTacagaaaaattggaaattcaaataaaaggAATTTAGCGGCTCTCAGAccaaaatctattatttataaataaacaataatattatctCTTCTTTTTGAATATTAGTATTAATAAGTATGACTATTTCACTAGTGatagaatttccaaaaatactaTGATGTTAgcatattttataatcaatCATTGTATTTTATGTTAACTAGTTATGTTCATTggtattttgtaaaaacattttgattggaaaataatattaacaatactaagaataataataataataataataaagtcgCACAATctgccaattttaatttaaatagacgcaTCAGTTTCAGTCATGCAGAGAAATGTTTAAGTGccattatttcgaaaatggtaaGAAATAGCGACTTGCAATAAAAGGACCTTATTTgtgtaaaaaagttcaaataacttttatttggGGTTAAAGTTGTCGATAGATGAcgtacaaaaaagttagatAAAAATACCCTATGCCCCTCCCCCTAAGCGCACGCTACTGACGTATTTGTTAACAAATGAATATCAGCATCAAATTtagcataaaattttatgtagatatactacgtgacaaagaaaggtaaacacccattaaaaaccattttattttgataattttttgcatgttgacttatctaaaaaaagaaagaaatgatcaaaatttcaagtttatctgttaattttttttttggtttccatgggtcgttccttaaaaaaattaaattttgtttaaacatttttgttcacatttgcatcgcaacttttgtgaagtgtgttgcaatcggtcatagtttttactcattatgcctagagtgcgtagaattgaacagatcctTAGAGCTCAatgactttgagagggggcggattgttgggttgcgcgaagcaggtctgtcggtcagagaaatgtctagaagaactaacagatccttaggaaccatagtgcggtgttaccaatcgtggactcaggaaggccgtgggcacagagccagaggcactgggcgactcagaggaaccacagagcgcgaagatcgtcgattgcgacttttggctcttagagaccgatttagcagcagtcgagctattgcaaatcattAGTTTGAAGAACAcgggaatagggttggtatgcgtacagtatatcgccgaatacgaagttttggccttttgtcctatcgtccgcattgggtgctgcctctcactcgagaacatcgatctaaccgcttacaatggtgtagagagaggattcagtgggaccaagaatggactcaggtgatctttagtgatgaatcccgcttctgtctggggatgaacgacggtcgggcaagggtgagaaggcgacggggtgaaaggcgagatccacaatttgacagagagcgtcatgtccaccgtactgtaggcgttatggtatggggtgctatcgcatatggtagcaggtcacccctagttttcattagaggcaacatgactgcccaacgctatatccaagaagtgttcgagccatatgtgattccatattttcgaactatcccgaacgctattttccagcaagacaatgctagacctcatgttgctaggcaaacaataacgttcatggatcaacatcaaatcaaccgtttaccctggccacctcgatcgccggatctgtctcctattgaacatgtctgggacatgattggccgcagactgttgaatttacagcaccctccacagactttagcagcccttactcatgaagttcagattgcctagaatgagatacctcaagaagacattgacaatcttattagatccgagcccaggcgtatcaatgattgtataaggaaccgtggatgctcaacacactattgaaaaaaaaaatgaagttcttcctctgatcttgctgaaaatgtaatcattgaataagtatgtggtactgaacacgtacaaaaaaaattatcaaaataaaattatcttcaatgggtgtttacctttctttgtcacgcagtatatatTAAATTGCGTTCAATTATCTTTAACGGTTCCACAGATATtctaaataatcaatttccaaAGGAGTACCTTCGAAGGGCACTAGCTCCGTTAGTATACATTTTTGACCTATCACTATTTGGTTCAGTCGTcctattttcaaaagtttaacCCTCCTGTAAATTATTGACACCTAATTCcgggataccctgtatttcaCTATtggaataagtattattaaagttcacgattctaaactgctgagcgaacttattgaattgataattacattaacgcattttacaggaagcagccatgttcttttcaaagccaattaagatatttagaataattactgtataatattaaaaaatcgcaaattagagcaaaagagttaattttaggtatagggatgcttgATAGTAATcgatttagaattaaatttagattctagacatataaaaatataggaggtgttccatttgaaataagcgactttttgctatcaaagttctttaaatatgacgtgtttttttggacaccctatatgatacttataaaaacttttcaaattaacctaatctaccatatcatatgtcagcaaattttcgtaaagccagcttcaataatacctgagaatttaaaattttataaaaatggtgttttagaaagatgtttcttttaaactaaaatatttttaaaacgcttaggtttaggtataggagtgcttgataagaatttaatcagcttaatccctagattccaaatatgcaaaaatatactgggtgttccatttgaaataaggaagttgacctcgacttccggtataaccggaagtgatatgactttcaaaatatttaaaaaaagtatagtgtatctatattagtttaacccccaaatatgaaaaatttaaattagttacaagtacaaaagtttcttttgaaacagttacgtgaatcaccctgtatacagggtgtttcataaatataccgacaagctttcaggggttgtagagctcataaaaacaaatatttagaacaaataaagttagatccgaaatcgcttcgtctccaagatacagggtgtttaatacctttttttaaaatatttttttaatatttcaaaaacagtttgagATGCGGCTATGAAATTTGGGACATTCTATAGCGGGATAAATGTGTCTGTTCTGGAGTATGCAGaccatttccacctacaccagtggcgtccgtgcggccattcaaagggatgtttttaatttaaaaaatggcacgacactgactttttttaatatgaatatttttttcttaatattccatcaattcttaacaaaaaaggccTCTTAGTCTTTTATTGCCCAAGtggccgttttcgagaaaaaaataatttctcattcaaGTGCCTAGCAAAAAACCGGTGTAGGTTTtcaagtgtgatttttttaaggagaaattaatataattttcttttaatagagGTAGTAGACGTgaagacaaacatttgtgaATCATGCCTTCCGGTGTATTCAGGGAGTTGAGAGGATAGATTTGGGCGTACTTAGAAAAGCTATCTATTATAGTcaggaattttcattttttcaaggTGTAAGTATCGATGTGGATTATTTCGAAAGGTTTTGTTGCCGTTGGGGTTATGTTTAGTTCCATTTTCACCGGGTTTCTTTCGTACTTACTTCATTGACAGATTTCGCAATGACTAATGTAGCTTTGTATGGTTAATTTTAAGTTAGGCcaataatacttattttttatcctCTGCTCGGTTTCTTCAATCCCCCTGTGGTTAGTCTTCCCCTCATGATATGCCTTAATGACTTCTTGTATTTCGTCATCATCTATAACATCAACTAACTTTACTCTGCATTTCCTGAACTTCAATGACGGCCATCTGAAGTTTTTCCGTACTGTCTCACAAAATTCAGAGTATATGTCAgggttttcgaaataaatcgAATACAATTTTTCCGGGCGATATTATCCTTGATAAACTTCATCACATCGTATTCCATGTTATCCCTTAAGACTTGTAGAATATATCgcttttttttccaaaaagggTGATTAATTTCGACTTTGCTAGAAATACCCGCGATATAAAAATCTGGTTGGCTCCATAGTTCACTGCTCCTTCCATGATCGATACTCCTACTATTGGGTTTTGTTCTTCGTTAGTATGAGCCATCTCTACTTCAATATCCTCGTTAAGAATCTAATTCTGTTTCAAGTCTGGGTTCGCAATTACCGATAACTGGTCATTCGAGGGTTCGGCTTCCCTATCGGTTTCTTCTTGTAATGACTTATTGAACTCTTCCATATATTTAACCAATTCGGAGAATCTGTTGGTTTCTTTCGTGTAAATCTCGATCCGACTTAATGCGTCTGCGTTTGTATTGCTCTTTCCTTTTTTGTATACAATGTCGTAGTCGTACTCCTCTAATCTTATTCTCCATCTTAATAGTTTCGATGAAGGATCCTTCAAGTTAAATAACCACTGTAATGGTTTGTGATCTGTGATGATGTTAAATTTCCTTCCGAACAAGTAcggtttgaaatatttagttgCCCAGACAAGGCAAAGGCATTCTTTATCTATTgtcgaatatttttgttcgGAGTTGTTCAATGTCCTGGATGCGTAGACTATGGGCAGGTCCTGTCCGATCGGTCCTTGTGACAGGACCGCTCCCAATGCTATATTGCTGGCATTGAAAGTCACATTAAAAGGCTTATTGAAGTATTTGTGGAAGGTTACGTGGTCTCATGCACCTAATATTTGTACCCAGGGGTTCCTTAAGCCTTGACAGGAACGTTTTTAGAGCAACTtcattatatatatatatatatatatatataatataatatatatatataagtttgtggtgcacgtaatttaggcCAGGTGCTGATTGTGAGTACCTGATTTACTTCCTTATTTGTTCccttttaattgttaataattagtttatttataggtgtattataatctggttgttgtcatagataggtctggcaaaccaccaattattattattttttagagtatttgtgaatagttacttttcgtcaaaatagtttatttaagtagttgtcaagattaaataaaaacagttctttacTACATTCGTTATcgtcaacatcttttaaccaaaAGGACAATTGGTGACCCCGACAGAACTCAACGCGTCAACCCTCTAGAACACAAGCTATCTCATCCAATCATGCCATATTCTAGAACGATCCAGCCAGAAGCTAACATCGTCGAGCCCTCTATGGATCAAGAAGCTCGAATCTTTATTAAAGCTCCACCATTTAGTAGAACAGATTCAGAATTGTGGTTTTCACAAttggaatcacaattttttatcaatggagtgacttcagacgacttgaaattccacactactatcggaattatggacacagaaagtttgatttgtgttaGAGATCTAGTTATTAAACCTCCCATGAACAACAAGTTCCAAACCCTTTGTCGAAAAGTATTGGATGCCCTCGtagaatcacaagaaaaaaagtataagaaacttttcTTGCAACTCCAACTCGAAGACAAAAAGCCTTCCATACTTCTATCCGAAATGAACAGCTTAGGaggttttttatttcaagaagAGATGTTGAGAACTCTTTGGATGCAGAGATTACCTCacaatatgcagaccattttAACGACATGTTCCTTACCATTATCAGAAGTGGCGAATTTAGCCgataaaattgctgatataGAGTTTCCCCAAGTTTCCCAAATCAAGTCAGAGGTATGCACAAGCAGTCTCaatgaaatcaacaaaaatatatcccCAGAAGAATTCAAGCACATCACTAAACGTTTGGAAAAATTAGAGAGGCAAATCAGATCCCATTCAAAATTaagatcttctaaatttcgaCGCAATTCACCCAGCAGAGAtcttcaaaattcttcatgatgctggtaccatcaaaattaccaagaaaaagcTCGCAAGTGTGTATCTCCTTGTGACTACAAGAAGGAAAACTAACAATCGCGTCGTCGTGGGCAGCAGATGGCGCGGGTACAAAGGACTGCCAAGTGAAGATCACCACGAACACCAATgaagatagacaaaaaaacattaatataattagtcaCAGGATAGTTATCAAAGACCCTTTAACTGATATTCATTTCCTTATAGATACTGGTTCTGAAGTTTCGTTGTTacccaaatcttttcaaatacaacaaaatcaatctcaatacaCCTTATTTGCGGCCAACAACACACGTATTTCCACCTTCGGGACCAAGACTCTtacagttagtttaggtctccgaaGAACAtttacatggaattttattgtggcacAAACAAATCACGCGATTATTGGAgttgattttcttcactattttaatatattactAGATTTGGGCAGTAAACGAATTATCGACAGCACAACTAACCTGGcaaacaatggtaaaatttcttgtctttctacatcatcagttcatgcaatttcttcttcatgcaaatattttgacattttggttcaatttccagaaattacaaaattctcatcTACTCCCTCATCACTAAAACATAGCACCTTTCACACTATTCTCACAGAAGGTTTCCCCATCTCTTCCAAACCTAGGCGCCTTTCAGcagaaaaacttaaattggcaaaacaagaaattcaacaccTCATTAACTTAGGTATTTGTCATCCTTCAAATAGTCTTTGGGCCAGCCCTCTCCATATGGTTCCCAAGAAAAACTCTTCCGATTGGCGACCGGTTGGAGACTATCGCAGACTCAACTCAATTACTGTGGTAGACAAATATCCAGTCCCCAATTTAcatgacttttcttattttctcgaaggaaaaacaattttttctacgATTGACCTCATCAGAGCATATCATTAAATTCCAGTTGAAGAGGAATCCATTCCAAAAACAGCCATAATCACACCTTTTGGATTGTTCGAATCTACAAGGATGcaatttggattgaaaaacGCAGCACAATCATTCCAACGCTTCATCAATGAAGTACTTGGAGATTTGGATTTCTGTTT
Proteins encoded in this region:
- the LOC136417704 gene encoding uncharacterized protein, with product MPYSRTIQPEANIVEPSMDQEARIFIKAPPFSRTDSELWFSQLESQFFINGVTSDDLKFHTTIGIMDTESLICVRDLVIKPPMNNKFQTLCRKVLDALVESQEKKYKKLFLQLQLEDKKPSILLSEMNSLGGFLFQEEMLRTLWMQRLPHNMQTILTTCSLPLSEVANLADKIADIEFPQVSQIKSE